A genomic window from Bradyrhizobium lupini includes:
- a CDS encoding SPFH domain-containing protein, with amino-acid sequence MSGFDIFAIVLVLLVIVTLVAGVKTVPQGYDWTIERFGKYTQTLSPGLNLIVPYFDRVGRKINMMEQVIDIPEQEVITKDNATVTVDGVAFFQVFDAAKASYEVSNLTQAVTVLTMTNIRSVMGSMDLDQVLSHRDEINERLLRVVDAAVSPWGLKVNRIEIKDIVPPADLVEAMGRQMKAERVKRADILQAEGARQSEILRAEGAKQGQILQAEGRREAAFRDAEARERSAEAEAKATQMVSEAIAKGDVAALNYFIADKYIKAFGQFSDSPNQKIIMLPIEATSMLGSLAGIGEIAKATFGESAASAAAAARRGSVPTTGSTPPAVPPRQG; translated from the coding sequence ATGAGCGGTTTCGACATTTTCGCGATTGTTCTGGTCTTGCTCGTCATCGTCACGCTGGTGGCCGGCGTGAAGACGGTGCCGCAGGGCTATGACTGGACCATCGAGCGGTTCGGCAAATACACCCAGACGCTGAGCCCCGGGCTCAATCTGATCGTGCCCTATTTCGATCGCGTCGGACGCAAGATCAACATGATGGAGCAGGTGATCGACATTCCCGAGCAGGAGGTGATCACCAAGGACAACGCCACCGTGACGGTCGACGGCGTCGCCTTCTTTCAGGTGTTCGATGCCGCCAAGGCGAGCTACGAGGTCTCTAACCTGACCCAAGCCGTCACCGTGCTGACCATGACCAACATCCGTTCGGTGATGGGTTCGATGGATCTCGACCAGGTGTTGTCGCACCGCGACGAAATCAACGAGCGCCTGCTGCGTGTAGTCGATGCCGCCGTCTCGCCCTGGGGCCTCAAGGTCAATCGTATCGAGATCAAGGACATTGTGCCGCCGGCGGACCTCGTCGAAGCCATGGGCCGACAGATGAAGGCCGAGCGCGTCAAACGCGCCGACATCCTTCAGGCCGAAGGTGCACGCCAGTCCGAGATCCTGCGCGCAGAGGGTGCCAAGCAGGGCCAGATCCTCCAGGCGGAAGGTCGCCGCGAGGCCGCCTTCCGCGACGCCGAAGCACGCGAGCGGTCGGCGGAAGCTGAGGCCAAGGCGACGCAGATGGTCAGTGAAGCCATTGCCAAGGGCGACGTCGCGGCGCTGAACTACTTTATCGCCGACAAATATATCAAGGCGTTCGGGCAGTTTTCGGACTCGCCGAACCAGAAGATCATCATGCTGCCGATCGAGGCCACCAGCATGCTCGGCTCGCTCGCCGGCATCGGCGAGATCGCCAAGGCAACGTTCGGCGAGAGTGCGGCATCCGCCGCTGCCGCCGCTCGTCGCGGTTCGGTGCCGACGACTGGGAGCACGCCCCCGGCGGTGCCGCCGCGGCAGGGGTAA
- a CDS encoding NfeD family protein — protein MTDMFVSLGTWNWLIFGFILMALEVLAPGVFLFWLGLAALLVGLISFGVAISWQIQLVMFAIFAAAAVPVWRRLARPKPDAIAASPFLNKRADALLGREFTLEKPIVDGNGTMRIGDTVWRVAGPDTPAGTRVKVVQVDGANLTVAAA, from the coding sequence ATGACCGACATGTTCGTATCGCTCGGCACCTGGAACTGGCTGATCTTCGGCTTCATCCTGATGGCGCTGGAGGTGCTGGCGCCGGGAGTCTTCCTGTTCTGGCTCGGGCTCGCCGCGCTGCTGGTCGGGCTGATCTCGTTCGGAGTGGCGATATCCTGGCAGATCCAGCTCGTGATGTTCGCGATCTTCGCCGCCGCCGCGGTGCCGGTTTGGCGTCGGCTCGCCCGGCCGAAGCCGGATGCAATTGCCGCCAGCCCCTTCCTCAACAAGCGCGCGGATGCGCTGCTCGGCCGCGAGTTCACGCTGGAGAAGCCGATCGTCGACGGCAACGGCACCATGCGCATCGGCGACACCGTCTGGCGCGTCGCAGGTCCCGATACGCCGGCGGGCACGCGTGTGAAGGTGGTGCAAGTGGACGGTGCGAATCTGACGGTGGCGGCGGCTTAG
- a CDS encoding ABC transporter substrate-binding protein, which produces MNRREVLALLGVTTMLPASVLAQANATRRLGVLSVTAADDAIGQTRSAVLVEALAGHGWKEDGSLEIDWRNGGGDRARIAQLADELVALKPDILLAVGTPSVEELRQRTTTIPIVFAVVTDPVSQGFVQNLAHPGGNITGFTDYDGPLAGKWLEMLTQVVPKPSRVSVVYNPATAPFAPLMLRTIEDAGRALDVTVVPAPVHDTASIAALALRKDGGLLVLPDFFTMSNRALLLAAINEARVPAVFWSRTFVDEGGLMSYSTDSAEQLRRAATYIDRILKGARAADLPVQNPTTFELAINLKTAKAIGVTLPPSLLATANEVIE; this is translated from the coding sequence ATGAACCGCCGCGAGGTTCTGGCGCTTCTTGGGGTGACCACGATGCTGCCGGCCTCGGTGCTGGCGCAAGCGAATGCGACGCGCCGGCTCGGCGTGCTCTCGGTCACTGCGGCGGACGATGCGATCGGGCAGACGCGTAGCGCGGTCCTGGTCGAGGCGCTTGCCGGCCATGGCTGGAAGGAGGACGGCAGCCTTGAGATCGATTGGCGCAACGGCGGCGGCGACCGCGCGCGGATCGCGCAACTCGCCGACGAACTCGTGGCGCTCAAGCCCGACATCCTGCTTGCGGTCGGCACGCCCTCAGTGGAGGAGCTGCGCCAGCGCACGACGACGATCCCGATCGTTTTCGCCGTCGTCACCGATCCTGTCAGCCAGGGCTTTGTCCAGAATCTCGCCCATCCCGGCGGCAATATCACCGGCTTCACCGATTACGACGGCCCGCTGGCCGGCAAATGGCTGGAGATGCTTACGCAGGTCGTGCCAAAGCCGTCACGCGTTTCCGTCGTCTACAATCCCGCCACCGCGCCGTTCGCGCCGCTGATGCTGCGGACGATCGAAGACGCCGGCCGCGCGCTCGATGTGACGGTGGTGCCCGCGCCGGTCCATGACACGGCCTCGATCGCCGCCCTGGCCTTGCGGAAAGACGGCGGCCTGCTGGTGCTGCCGGATTTCTTCACCATGTCCAACCGTGCGCTTCTCCTGGCAGCCATCAATGAAGCGCGCGTGCCGGCGGTGTTCTGGAGCCGGACCTTCGTCGACGAGGGTGGCTTGATGTCCTACAGCACCGACAGCGCCGAGCAGCTCCGCCGCGCCGCCACCTATATCGATCGCATCCTGAAGGGTGCGCGAGCGGCCGACTTGCCGGTCCAGAATCCGACCACGTTCGAGCTGGCGATCAACTTGAAGACGGCCAAGGCGATCGGCGTCACGCTTCCGCCAAGCCTGCTCGCAACCGCGAACGAGGTCATCGAGTAG
- a CDS encoding M3 family metallopeptidase, translated as MSEPRQTTDSETNPLLKAWVTPFATPPFDEIKPEHFLPAFEQAFADHSAEIAAITNDPTAPDFANTITALERSGKLLSKVASVFYDLVSAHSNPAILEIDKEVSLRMARHWNPIMMNAVLFGRIAQLHENRANLGLTPEQLRLLERTYTRFHRSGAGLSEEAKTRMAEINERLAQLGTSFSHHLLGDEQEWFMELGEADRQGLPESFVASAKAAAEERGMAGKAIVTLSRSSVEQFLKSSARRDLREKVYKAFTARGDNGNANDNNATIVEVLKLREESANLLGYPTFAAYRLEDSMAKTPEAVRGLLERVWKPARARALADRDDMQALITEEGGNFKLAPWDWRFYAEKLRLQRANFDDAAIKPYLALDHMIAAAFDCATRLFGVTFEERKNVPVWHPDVRVWEMKGRDGKHKALFYGDYFARPSKRSGAWMTSLRDQQKLDGEVAPLILNICNFSKGADGEPSLLSPDDARTLFHEFGHGLHGMLSNVTYPSLSGTSVFTDFVELPSQLYEHWQERPEVLQKFARHYQTGEPLPDDLLQRFLAARKFNQGFATVEFVSSALIDLEFHTQPASAAQDVRAFERRELEKIGMPEEISLRHRPTQFGHIFTGDHYAAGYYSYMWSEVMDADAFGAFEEAGDIFDPAVAKRLHDDIYSSGGSVDPEAAYEAFRGRPPEPDALLRRRGLLDAPKAA; from the coding sequence ATGTCAGAACCCCGCCAAACTACGGACTCCGAGACCAACCCGCTGCTGAAGGCGTGGGTGACGCCGTTTGCGACCCCGCCCTTCGACGAAATCAAGCCGGAGCACTTCCTCCCGGCCTTCGAGCAGGCCTTCGCCGACCACTCCGCCGAGATCGCAGCGATCACCAACGACCCGACCGCGCCCGACTTCGCCAACACCATCACGGCGCTGGAGCGCTCGGGCAAGCTGCTCAGCAAGGTCGCGTCGGTCTTCTACGACCTCGTCTCGGCGCATTCCAACCCGGCCATTCTGGAGATCGACAAGGAGGTTTCCTTGCGGATGGCGCGGCACTGGAATCCGATCATGATGAACGCCGTGCTGTTTGGCCGCATTGCCCAGCTACACGAGAACCGCGCCAATCTCGGTCTGACACCGGAACAGCTCCGCCTGCTCGAGCGCACCTACACCCGCTTCCACCGCTCCGGCGCCGGCCTCTCCGAAGAGGCCAAGACGCGGATGGCGGAGATCAACGAGAGACTCGCCCAGCTCGGCACCAGCTTCAGTCATCATCTGCTCGGCGACGAGCAGGAATGGTTCATGGAGCTCGGCGAAGCCGACCGCCAGGGCCTGCCGGAGAGTTTTGTCGCCAGCGCCAAGGCTGCGGCGGAAGAACGCGGCATGGCCGGCAAGGCCATCGTCACCCTGTCGCGCTCCTCGGTCGAACAGTTCCTGAAGAGCTCGGCCCGGCGTGACCTGCGCGAGAAGGTCTACAAGGCCTTCACCGCGCGGGGCGACAACGGCAATGCCAACGACAACAACGCGACCATCGTCGAGGTCCTGAAGCTGCGCGAGGAGAGCGCCAATCTCCTGGGTTATCCGACCTTCGCGGCCTACCGGCTCGAGGATTCCATGGCCAAGACGCCGGAAGCGGTGCGCGGCCTTCTGGAGCGGGTCTGGAAGCCGGCCCGGGCGCGGGCGCTCGCCGACCGCGACGACATGCAGGCGCTGATCACGGAGGAGGGCGGCAATTTCAAGCTCGCCCCCTGGGACTGGCGCTTCTATGCCGAAAAGCTGCGCCTTCAGCGCGCCAATTTCGACGACGCCGCGATCAAGCCGTATCTCGCGCTCGATCACATGATCGCCGCCGCCTTCGACTGTGCCACGCGCCTGTTCGGCGTCACTTTCGAGGAGCGCAAGAACGTGCCGGTCTGGCATCCGGACGTCCGGGTCTGGGAGATGAAGGGGCGGGACGGCAAGCACAAGGCGCTGTTCTATGGCGACTACTTCGCCCGGCCGTCGAAGCGCTCCGGCGCCTGGATGACCTCGCTGCGCGACCAGCAGAAGCTCGACGGCGAGGTCGCGCCGCTGATCCTCAACATCTGCAACTTCTCCAAGGGCGCGGACGGGGAACCCTCGCTGCTGTCGCCCGACGATGCCCGCACCCTGTTCCACGAGTTCGGCCATGGCCTGCACGGCATGCTCTCCAACGTGACCTATCCGTCGCTGTCGGGCACCTCCGTGTTCACCGACTTCGTCGAATTGCCCTCCCAGCTGTACGAGCATTGGCAGGAGCGGCCCGAGGTGCTGCAAAAGTTTGCCCGCCACTACCAGACCGGCGAGCCGCTGCCGGACGATCTGCTGCAACGGTTCCTGGCCGCGCGAAAATTCAACCAGGGTTTCGCCACGGTCGAGTTCGTCTCCTCGGCGCTGATCGATCTCGAATTCCACACCCAGCCGGCCTCCGCCGCGCAGGACGTCCGCGCCTTCGAGAGACGCGAGCTGGAGAAGATCGGCATGCCCGAGGAGATCTCGCTGCGTCACCGTCCGACGCAATTCGGTCACATCTTCACCGGCGATCATTATGCCGCCGGCTATTACAGCTACATGTGGTCGGAGGTGATGGACGCCGACGCCTTCGGCGCATTCGAGGAAGCCGGCGACATCTTCGATCCCGCCGTCGCAAAACGCCTGCACGACGACATCTACTCGAGCGGCGGATCGGTCGATCCGGAAGCCGCCTATGAGGCCTTCCGCGGCCGCCCGCCGGAGCCCGATGCGCTGCTGCGTCGCCGAGGTCTGCTTGACGCCCCGAAGGCGGCCTGA
- a CDS encoding nickel/cobalt transporter → MPLIGRLRSPLARGLLACAAVIVVLGVADAALHDLLAQNPFGAPRPAPAAEPEASGLIGWLLAKQSEFYRQMSATIRAAKSDGSAVWTLLFISFAYGIFHAAGPGHGKAVIASYLVANRETARRGIVLSFASALMQSLVAILIVGISAWVLNATARTMCKAEGAIEIASYALIALFGLRLVWVKGRTFIRALQAVQPVPAIAGVPHDHHDHGHHHHRHDHAHAHHHHAHHHVHDEHCGHSHGAMPSELAGPGGWGRGFTAILTVGIRPCSGAILVLVFALAQGLFWAGIAATLLMGLGTAITVAVIALVAVSAQDIAARLSAGRDGNGALFMRGIEIAAAGLVLLFGAGLLLGYIAAERTTCF, encoded by the coding sequence TTGCCCTTGATCGGTCGTCTTCGTTCGCCGCTTGCCCGCGGGCTTCTCGCCTGCGCCGCCGTTATTGTCGTGCTGGGCGTGGCCGATGCCGCGCTGCATGATCTCCTTGCCCAGAACCCGTTCGGCGCGCCGCGGCCAGCCCCGGCGGCCGAGCCTGAGGCCAGTGGCCTCATCGGCTGGCTCTTGGCAAAACAATCGGAATTTTATCGCCAGATGTCGGCGACCATTCGCGCCGCCAAGTCCGACGGCTCGGCGGTGTGGACGCTGCTCTTCATCTCCTTTGCCTACGGCATCTTCCACGCCGCAGGGCCCGGCCACGGCAAGGCGGTGATCGCCTCCTATCTCGTCGCCAATCGCGAGACCGCCCGGCGCGGCATCGTGCTGTCGTTTGCATCGGCGTTGATGCAGTCGCTGGTGGCGATCCTGATTGTCGGCATCTCGGCCTGGGTGCTGAATGCGACCGCCAGGACCATGTGCAAGGCGGAAGGCGCGATCGAGATCGCAAGCTACGCCCTGATCGCGCTTTTCGGCCTGCGCCTGGTCTGGGTCAAGGGCCGCACCTTCATCCGTGCGCTGCAGGCGGTTCAGCCGGTGCCGGCGATCGCGGGCGTGCCGCATGACCATCATGATCACGGTCACCACCATCATCGTCACGATCATGCGCACGCCCATCATCACCACGCGCATCACCACGTTCATGACGAGCATTGCGGCCATTCCCACGGCGCCATGCCGAGCGAGCTCGCCGGCCCCGGAGGCTGGGGACGCGGCTTTACCGCGATCCTGACCGTCGGCATCCGTCCCTGTTCGGGCGCGATCCTGGTGCTGGTGTTCGCGTTGGCCCAAGGCCTGTTCTGGGCCGGCATCGCCGCAACTCTGCTGATGGGGCTCGGCACCGCGATCACCGTCGCGGTCATTGCCCTGGTCGCCGTCTCCGCCCAGGACATCGCCGCCCGCCTGAGCGCCGGACGCGACGGCAACGGCGCGCTGTTCATGCGCGGCATCGAAATCGCCGCCGCCGGCCTCGTGCTGCTGTTCGGTGCAGGCCTGTTGTTGGGTTACATCGCGGCCGAACGGACGACGTGTTTCTGA
- the hemH gene encoding ferrochelatase — MTTLAPLKTTKPLPQSGQPRVGVLLVNLGTPDTADTRGVRVYLKEFLSDARVIEDQGLIWKLVLNGIILRTRPRAKARDYLKIWNTEKNESPLKTITRSQSDKLGAMLSDRDQVTVEWAMRYGNPSIKSGVDALIAKGCDRILAVPLYPQYSAATSATVCDEVFRVLARLRAQPTLRVTPSYYEDEAYIEALATSIETHLASLSFKPELIVASFHGMPKAYVDKGDPYQDQCVATTEALRRRLGMDETKLLLTFQSRFGFDEWLQPYTDKTMERLAKEGVRRIAVITPGFSADCLETLEEIAQENAEIFKHNGGEQFSAIPCLNDSDPGMDVIRTLVLRELQGWI, encoded by the coding sequence ATGACAACCCTAGCCCCTCTCAAGACCACGAAGCCGCTGCCTCAGTCCGGCCAGCCGCGCGTCGGCGTACTCCTGGTCAATCTCGGCACGCCCGATACCGCCGACACGCGCGGCGTGCGGGTCTATCTGAAGGAGTTCCTCTCGGACGCCCGCGTCATCGAGGATCAGGGCTTGATCTGGAAGCTGGTGCTGAACGGCATCATCCTGCGCACCCGCCCCCGCGCCAAGGCGCGCGATTATCTCAAGATCTGGAACACCGAGAAGAACGAGTCGCCGCTCAAGACCATCACGCGCTCGCAGAGCGACAAGCTCGGAGCCATGCTGTCGGACCGCGACCAGGTCACGGTGGAATGGGCTATGCGCTACGGCAATCCCTCGATCAAGTCGGGCGTCGATGCGCTGATTGCGAAGGGCTGCGATCGCATTCTTGCCGTCCCCCTCTATCCGCAATATTCCGCCGCGACGTCGGCCACCGTCTGCGATGAGGTGTTTCGCGTGCTTGCGCGGCTGCGCGCGCAGCCGACGCTGCGGGTGACGCCGTCTTACTACGAGGACGAAGCCTATATCGAGGCGCTCGCCACCTCGATCGAGACGCATCTGGCGAGCCTGTCGTTCAAGCCAGAGCTGATCGTCGCCTCCTTCCACGGCATGCCGAAGGCCTATGTCGACAAGGGCGACCCCTATCAGGACCAATGCGTGGCGACCACCGAGGCGCTGCGGCGCCGGCTCGGCATGGACGAGACAAAGCTGCTGCTGACCTTCCAGTCGCGCTTCGGATTCGACGAGTGGCTGCAGCCCTACACTGACAAGACCATGGAGCGTCTGGCGAAAGAGGGCGTGCGCCGTATCGCGGTGATCACGCCGGGTTTTTCCGCCGACTGCCTGGAGACGCTGGAGGAGATCGCGCAGGAGAATGCCGAGATCTTCAAGCACAATGGCGGGGAGCAGTTTTCCGCGATCCCCTGCCTCAACGACAGCGACCCCGGCATGGATGTGATCCGAACGCTGGTGCTGCGCGAGCTCCAGGGCTGGATATAG
- a CDS encoding MAPEG family protein — MTLAEWCVFGALLLYLVTIVSVKWIRFRGFDNSRPRDPAFYEEAIAQRALGAHQNGIETFPFFAFAVLLAEFRDSPQRMIDELAVLFLIVRIAYVLTYLGNRPTLRSILWSIGFAINLGIFFMPALKQFLPV; from the coding sequence ATGACACTCGCGGAATGGTGCGTCTTCGGAGCGTTGCTGCTCTATTTGGTGACGATCGTCTCGGTCAAATGGATCAGGTTTCGCGGGTTCGACAATTCACGCCCGCGCGATCCCGCCTTCTACGAAGAGGCCATCGCGCAGCGCGCGCTCGGCGCCCACCAGAATGGTATCGAGACCTTTCCGTTCTTCGCCTTCGCGGTGCTGCTGGCCGAATTCCGGGACTCGCCGCAGCGGATGATCGACGAGCTCGCGGTGCTGTTCCTGATCGTACGGATCGCCTATGTGCTGACCTATCTCGGGAACCGCCCGACGCTGCGCTCCATCCTCTGGAGCATCGGCTTTGCGATCAATCTCGGGATCTTCTTCATGCCGGCGTTGAAGCAGTTCTTGCCGGTGTGA
- a CDS encoding DUF1007 family protein yields the protein MGVRALLGLLLAAGLTFVAGAAQAHPHVWITATSELLYAADGTITGVRHAWTFDDMFSAYAVQGLESKTKGVYTREELGPLAQTNVESLKEYAYFTFARADGKKERFQEPVDYFLDYKDTVLTLHFTLPLKNPVKPKQLMLEVFDRSFFIDFQMAKDNPIKLVGAPAGCQMKLERPSDGTASAQKLNEQTFMNGENSNFGMMFANKITVDCP from the coding sequence ATGGGCGTGCGCGCCCTGCTCGGGCTGCTGCTCGCCGCTGGCCTCACCTTTGTGGCCGGGGCGGCGCAGGCGCACCCGCATGTCTGGATCACCGCGACCAGCGAGTTGCTCTATGCCGCGGACGGCACCATCACCGGCGTGCGCCACGCCTGGACGTTTGACGACATGTTCTCGGCCTATGCCGTGCAGGGGCTCGAGAGCAAGACCAAGGGCGTCTATACCCGCGAGGAGCTCGGACCGCTGGCGCAGACCAATGTCGAGTCGCTGAAGGAATATGCCTACTTCACCTTCGCGCGAGCCGACGGCAAGAAGGAGCGATTCCAGGAGCCGGTCGACTACTTCCTCGACTACAAGGATACGGTCCTGACCCTGCACTTCACGCTGCCGCTGAAGAATCCGGTCAAGCCCAAGCAATTGATGCTCGAAGTGTTCGACCGCTCATTCTTCATCGACTTCCAGATGGCCAAGGACAACCCGATCAAGCTGGTCGGCGCGCCCGCCGGCTGCCAGATGAAACTTGAGCGGCCGAGCGACGGCACCGCGAGTGCGCAGAAGCTCAACGAGCAGACCTTCATGAACGGCGAGAACTCCAATTTCGGCATGATGTTCGCCAACAAGATCACGGTGGATTGCCCTTGA
- a CDS encoding carboxymuconolactone decarboxylase family protein has protein sequence MSPVTARIAPLTPPYPPEIQAQFDRIMRGAPPLLLFRVMAGHTRAWDKFRAGGLLDPGPLSLRQREIVIDRTCALNKCEYEWGVHVAVFAGPAKLTEEEVRATVQGDAASSCWSPAEQTLIAAVDALHHSATFDDAEFAALSAHYDEAQILEIMLLCGFYRTVSYLANGLRLPLEETAARFPAPL, from the coding sequence ATGTCCCCGGTCACAGCGCGCATTGCCCCGCTCACCCCGCCTTATCCCCCGGAGATCCAGGCCCAGTTCGACCGCATCATGCGCGGCGCGCCGCCACTGCTGCTGTTCCGGGTCATGGCGGGCCACACCCGCGCCTGGGACAAGTTTCGCGCCGGCGGCTTGCTCGATCCCGGACCGCTGTCGCTGCGCCAGCGCGAGATCGTGATCGACCGCACCTGCGCGCTGAACAAATGCGAATATGAATGGGGCGTGCATGTCGCGGTCTTTGCCGGGCCGGCGAAACTCACCGAGGAGGAAGTGCGCGCCACCGTGCAGGGTGATGCGGCGTCGTCGTGCTGGTCCCCGGCCGAGCAGACGCTGATCGCCGCCGTCGACGCGCTGCATCACAGCGCGACGTTTGACGACGCTGAGTTCGCTGCGCTGTCGGCGCATTACGACGAGGCGCAGATCCTGGAGATCATGCTGCTGTGCGGCTTCTACCGCACGGTCTCGTATCTGGCGAACGGACTGCGGTTGCCGCTGGAGGAGACGGCGGCAAGATTTCCTGCGCCGCTCTAG
- a CDS encoding helix-turn-helix domain-containing protein — translation MAKQTTSRSRGVRGSRSGRPIMVLLDLLGRRWSLRILWELRDAPLTSRALRTACDEASPTVLQARLDDLREAGFVELGEAGGYGLTALGRDLCETFMPLHRFAERWRSKSGA, via the coding sequence ATGGCGAAACAGACCACTTCGAGATCGCGCGGCGTCCGTGGCTCGCGCAGCGGGCGGCCGATCATGGTGCTGCTCGACCTCCTCGGACGACGCTGGAGCCTGCGAATCTTGTGGGAGCTACGCGACGCCCCCCTCACCTCGCGCGCATTGCGAACGGCCTGCGACGAGGCCTCGCCGACGGTGCTGCAGGCGCGGCTGGACGATTTGCGCGAGGCCGGGTTCGTGGAGCTCGGCGAAGCCGGCGGTTACGGGCTGACGGCGCTCGGGCGGGACTTGTGCGAGACGTTCATGCCGCTGCATAGGTTTGCGGAGCGGTGGCGCAGCAAGAGCGGCGCGTAA